From the genome of Sporomusa sphaeroides DSM 2875:
GGCTGAAGTGGTTAGGGATGATCCAGTTTGGGGTATTAAGGTCTTGGTTGACATTTTTTTTGCATAAATCGAGCAGAATTTTTTGCATATTCTGCATAGTGCTGTTATACTTGGAGAAACAATTTTTTTAAGGGGGCTAATATGGAAAAAGACAATGTAATAAAAATGAATCTCAAAAATGGTGAAAAATTTACTAAAGTGTTACTTCCGTTTGTGTTAGCAGGAATTATTCTCTTGCTCCTGGCTTTCAACTCGATTGTTATTGTACAAGCCGGTACCCGTGGAATCGTACTCCAGTTGGGAGCAGTGCAACCTTTGGTCTTGAATGAAGGACTCCATTTTAAAATTCCGTTCGTCCAACAAGTCATCCCCGTTGATGTGCGGGTTGGCAAAGCCCAGTCAGATCAAACTGCCGCTTCCAGGGACCTGCAAATTGTGACCACTACGATTGCAGTAAACTTTCACCTGGTACCTGACGAGGTCAATACGCTTTACCAGAATGTCGGGTTAGCCTATGAAGACCGCATTGTAGCCCCGGCTATTGGCGAGGCCGTTAAAGCTGTTACTGCTCAGTACACGGCGGAAGAACTGATTTCCAAACGGTCAGAGGTTAGCGCCAAAGTCAAGGAAACCCTGGCCGCCAAACTGTCAACCTACCATATGGCACTTGATGAAATCAATATTACCGAATTCAAATTCAGCACAGAATACAATAATGCCATTGAACAAAAGCAAATTGCTGAACAAAATGCCTTAAAGGCTAAGCTTGACCTCCAGCGTATCGCCGTTGAGGCTCAGCAAAAAGTTGAGCGGGCCAAAGCGGAGGCTGAATCCCTGCGCCTGCAAAAGCAAGAGGTTACACAGGAATTGATTGACTTAAGACGCATTGAAGCGCAAATGAGGGCTATTGAGAAATGGGATGGCAAAATGCCTTCAGTAACAGGGGGAGCCACCCCGTTCATTGATATCAATCAAGTGAAATAACCCCTGATTATACTGGCACCTCCGCGGAAGCAACTACAAATAATTGTGAGTCAAGGAACTGTTCCTTGACTCACGTTTTTTTTAGGAGCGCTTATTCTCATGTGAACTGGAGCCAGCCTATCTGGCGGCAAAAGTGAAGCATAGCATCCGGTACTGCTTCACAGTTTGAATTTCTCTTCAAAAAGATGCTCATCATAGGGTGCCTTTCGCCCCGGACAGTTTTCCCGCGGGCATAGCTGGCAGTTTTCCCAGGAGCCCTGCTTGGGAAAGTGAATACCGGAAACACTTTTTATGGGTACCATGAGACAGCTTTCGTTAAGTCTAACCCCAATCAGAGCCTCTACATCCCCGATTAACTTAAAGAGAGGCCTCTGTTCGGTAATTGGCCAGTCAGCCAGTGAACCCGGATTCATATTGGCAGTACTCTCCAGACCCCAATGTTCATCAAGCTGCTCAAAGAAAGTCTGGCGTGTATTTTTCAGTATCATCTCGGTGATAGTGTCAGCATAGTAGTTGTCAAGCATATCCTGCTGATTTTTAGCCCAGGCGGCGAGCTCTTCCCCGCAGGTTATTACATAAGGAAATACCCGGTAAGTATCGGCAAGATTCACACTCAGCACCCGGCTGGTAAATGTTATGTCGTCGATTGTAACAGAACTCTCACTTTTTGCTTCTACAAAAGCAACTTTATATACTGCTTTGACGGTTGCAATTTTCCGGGCTGCAAGAGCTAATTCCTGAATCCCAGCAAAATGCGGGCTTTCGGCCTTCACACGCAGAACCTTACATAGCTGCTCCATATCGATAGTAATGGAATCACCTTCATATACAAGCTTGGTAATCATAATATCACTACCCTTCCACGAGTCAGGGAACACTTCCTGACTCGTCCGTATTTTTAAGGTGCCTAACGAAATGAGTCAGAGAACCCGCCCTCAACTCACCCTATAATAGTTAAGTTTACTATAGCTCAATTACCTATGATATTCAATATGTGCCATACAGTTTTTCCTTCTTTTAACAGGTTTATTGGGTTGTATCCTGTTCTTCCTTTTTGTTGCCGTCCATGGGCAAGCCACGTTCAGTTATTAATAAAATTTCTTTTGCAATGTCCACAATTTTAATAATAGTTTTCGCTGTATCTTCTTCTATAATTTCATGGTTACAAGTTCTTTGCCTGCTATCCTGAATGTTTTGTAATTGTGACATTCATTCCACCACCTGATATCTTTTACTCTTCTCCTCTTACCCGGCTATGCGGCAATATGGTCAAAAACTCGGTCTGTTTAATGACTTACAGGAACAAAACAATTACGACTTTAAATATTTCATGGCTACATCCTTAACCCTTGCTCCCTGTTTTATTTCATGCAAGGCAGTATTGACATCAACCATGTTTAGTTTGAAATTCCTGATGATCTCATACAGCTCTTTATTCTCTGCTTTCAGGTCTTTTCTAACCAGTGTAGTAAGATGCTCTTCCTTGCCAAATACGCCTTTAGGGTCTTCTAAGAATTTCAAGTCATATACCGAAAATTTATAATGAGGCTGCCAGCCGGTCATAACCACCCATTCGTTATTCCTAATCGCTTGTTCCACCGCCTGCAGCATGGTTTCCTCGTCGCTGTAGTCGATGATATAATCATGTAAATCATATACTTTTAAAGCCGTTGCCGTACATTGACTGACTTTGGTACGCCTTTGCAGCGCACATATTCTATTTCTAAATTTATATGAATGATTTTTCAGTTCCGGTATGCTCTTAACCGTAACATAGGAGGGAACCACTAAACCGAACTTACAGCCCGGAAGGTTTGGTCCCAGATTCTCTACCTGATGTCCGTATTGCTGCTCCAATTCCTCATCCACATAGGGCAGCCACGATGACAGCGTGACATCGGCTTTGCCTGCAGCTATCAATTTCCAGGTTTCCGGATTAGGTACAAGTATCCCTTCGGCTGCCATACCCAACTTTTGTCTTATTATTTCTTTTAATATTTCTACCTGAAATAGCGACTCGGTAAATTCGGTATGTGCAATCTTAACATATTTGTAGCTTTCAAGCTGAGTGGAAATCTGATCAATTTTTTGGGTCAGTTCACTGAACCTTTCGGTTATACTGCCGATGGAGTTAGCATTGTCCTGCATCGCTGCGCCTATTTCTTCAGAACTGGCTGCAGCCTCCTGGCACACCGCCGAAATGCTTTCCATATCGGCATTTATGCTTTCACTGGAAGTAGTAAGCGCATTTATTTTAGCAAAAATATCTTCTATTTCTTTCTCAACAACATTCATTGCCCCATTTATCTTTGAAAATGCTTCCTTGGTATTGTTTAAATGAGTTTCCTGTTCCAATACAGTTTGATTATTGTTATTTATCACTTCTGTGGCCGTATCTATTTCACAATTAATCTTTCCAATTAATTCCCTGACTTTTACAGCCGAATTACTACACTCTTCCGCAAGCTTTTTTACTTCTGTCGCCACTACGGTAAAGCCTCTGCCGGCTTCACCGGCACGAGCCGCCTCAATAGCTGCATTTAACGCCAATAAGTTGGTTTGCGAAGAAATATTGGAAATGGTGTTAACAATTGAATTAATTTCAAGCCCATTCTTTTTCAAAATACCGATAACACCGACAACTTGTTTAAAGGATTGGATACTTTCATACAATTTTTGGCTTTGAACCTCTAAAGCCAGGTTCCCTTCCGTAACCAGCAGCATGGTTTTTTGCGAGCTGTCGTTAATCAGTTCAATTTGATTTTTTATCTCCACCACTGCCTGATACACTTTCGCCATTTTACCAGATGCTTCTGATACCGAATACGCAACTTCGGAATTTCCTTGCGCCATATAAGTCAATGTACCTGAAATCTTATCGGTAGCTTGCAGCATGCCAGCAATATCTTTTGCCAGATAGATGCCGGTACTGCTTGCCACCCGTACCACCCCGTATATCTCGGCAATGGTTTTCCGTATCTGTCCCGTAAATTGACTTAGCTTCCCTTCAAGCAAGCTGGCTTTGCTATTGTGATTACTACTGGAAAAATTACCGGCTATTAAATCTTCCGCAATCTGGTCAGCAAGATTATCCTTATTGTCTATTGCTAAAGAAACCCTATCAAAAATAAGGATGAAGAATACAACAATTACTTGCATGGCCAGAAATGACCAAACGCTAATTTTTTCGTAGAAGTTTAACGAGAAATAGCACAGTATATTAATCCCTACACATACGATAGCGTTTAATAAAGGCCTGATTACCATACTACCACTCCCCGGCAAATTTGGCTGCGCAAGTCAAGGGACTGTTCCCTGACTCTAGACTCACCATTTTGGACGACCCAGTACTATTATCGTGATCCTTGTTTCCAGCAGGGTTTTGTCGCCTAAGCTTCTATTTGAGTCGCCATAAACCTCTTCCACTTCCATTACAATCTCAATATCGGCTGCGCCTGACTGTTCAGCCATCGCTTTTGCCTGCAATTGTCCCTGTTCGATTCCTAACTGCTTAGCCGCCGGATAGTCGGAAACCGTTTTTCTTTCCCATGGAAAATGTACGACTGCTCCATGTCCCGGCAGGGCTTTAACAAGTATCTTCAGCTTCTCGACCACCTGTCCGGCTACCGCACCAATAGCATTGGCAACATCCGCATTCTCAGGTATAATCAATTCACAATTCAACTTCTTGGCGATCTGCGGCAAATAGGCATGAGCCGGTGCGCCGATGGCGATGATGGGATAAGTAACGTGAGCGCTTAATCCCAAAGTTTCTCCGCCTGCATAGAACGCCTGTTGGAATAAGTATTTAATGTCGTTATTCTTATGCAGCAAAATCGAACTGCCTTCATAGTTGAGCAAGCTTTGAATAACCGCAAAATAGAGATTCTCCATAATGGCAGCCCATGCCCTTGTTAAGAATTGCTCAGTATCCACGCCCAATTCTTTAGCCATAATGGCTACACCCAGTTTCGCAGCATCAGTATCCCAGGCAGTATACTGCCCCCTAACATGCAGCAAATCGGTGGGTGTCAAGGATGTTTTAACCAAAACGCCATTTCCGGCCAGGTGCCTCAGGGCAGCTAACAGCTGATAGTCTTCCAGCCCTTCATCCTGCAGCTGCCTTGCGAGATAGTCAAAAGTGTGCGGGCCGGCTGCCAGCAATTTTATGATACTTGTCTCCATTGCCGTGCCTTTTTCATACTTGTCTTTTACTAACATAAAAGCATCGGTAGGCTGAAAATCAGTCCAGCAGCTTTTTATTTCCGCCTGCTCTTGTATTTCTTCCTGCAGATATGGATATTGCTTAACTACCAGGGACAACGGCCACACTTTTTGGGGACCAACCACCAGCTCTTTGCCATTATGCAGATGAATATAGCTGTCACCGCCGATGCCGTATGTATATATTTCTGCCGCCTCAACCCGTGTCAGCCAGTTATTGATCGTGGCTCCTTCCGGACTGATGCGCGGCTTATGATTTTTTAATATCGCAATATCGGTGGTTGTTCCGCCCATATCTATGACGACAGCTTCCGGACAGCCGGCAAGCGTAGTGCTGCCAATAACACTGGCAGCCGGTCCGGAAAGAATGGTGTCAATAGGCTTTTTCCTGGCGGTTTCCTCGTTCATCAGGGTGCCATTACCTTTTACCAGCATTAAGGGTGCCGTAATACCCATGCTGCTTATGACCGCTTTTACAGAAGTGATTAGCTCCGCGATAACCGGAATGAGTTTGGCGTTTAATACCGCCGTTACTGTCCGTTCATGGAACCCCAGTGCTGTTGTCAATTGATGGCCGCATACCACCGGAATTCCCAGCTTACTGCTGACAAGCTCGCGGGCGATCGCTTCATGCTCGGGATTGCGGACACTGAAATAACCGGAAATTGCCACCGCTTCCACTTTGCCGTTAAACCTGTCCAGAGCTAAATGAATGCCATTAGTATCAAGCTCAGCTAATGGATTGCCCCGCACATCATGTCCGCCGGTAACAACCTCAACATAGGGAGTCGGTATTGCAGCTATCGGCTGATGACCGATTAACAGAAGGCCAGCCTCACACCCCCGCCCTTCAACAATGGCGTTGGTCGCCAGGGTCGTTGACAGTGCCACCCCTTTAATCCTGGTCAAATCATCAAACTGCAATGCCTGCAGACAGTTAGTTATTCCTTCCACTAAATTGCCATGTGTGGTTAGTGCTTTGGCTTTGGTAACTATTTTTTGTTCGGAATCCTCCCATATTACTCCGTCAGTATAGGTGCCACCAGTGTCTATGCCAAGTCTAAACGCCATTTCCCGCATCTCCCTTCCGCAATCACACTTGTAATCCCGAACCGGACGTATCCATTGTTCTATAAGAGACTTCTTCTATCGTTGAGGATTCCTACTGAGATTTCTTGTCAGATTGATTTTTTATCAAATCCTCATTCATTGCCTTAACAAATGGATATAACATAACCAACATGATAATCATTATAGGAAAGCCAAAAGCAACAGAAACAGATTTTACGGCATTAACTCCTCCGGTTACTACAATAATTGCCCCAACAGCTCCTTCGATAACTCCCCAAAGCACTTTTGAAGCCTTGGAGGGATTCAAATCTCCGCCGGAGGTCATTTGCCCCAATACAGAGGTTGCCGAATCGGCAGAAGTAAGGAAGAAAGTTAAAATCAGCCCTATACAAATTGTGCTGGTTATTGCCGGTATAGGCAGATGACTCAAAGCCACAAACAATGCACTGCTAACATCTTTAGCCACGGCTGCCGCTATTCCTCCAGCTCCGTTTAAGTCGATATCCATACCTAATCCTCCGGTAATCGCAAACCAAACAAAGCTAAGCAAAGAAGGAGCAAATAAAACCGCCAGGACAAATTCCCTAATGGTGCGGCCCTTGGATATTTTGGCGATAAATCCGCCTACAAATGGCGCCCAGCCGATCCACCATGTCCAGTAAAATATGGTCCAGCTGCCAACCCAGTTATATCCCACTTTTTTGGCAACAGTTCCGGTGGCATCCAGGTAGAGACTCATCCATACAATGTTATGAAAATATTGTCCCAGCGTTTCAAAAAACATGTTAATAATATATCTTGTAGGACCAAAAACCAGCATAAACGCCATCATCGAAAAGAAAAGCACCATATTAGATTTGCTCAAAAATTTCATGCCTTTTTCAATGCCAACAGCCGAGGAAACACAAAACATCGCAGTAAGAACTGCGATAATCCCCAAGGTTACTGCCGTATTATTAGGCAGGCCATAAACAAAGTTCAAACCGCTGTTAATTTGCATGCTGCCCATTCCCAAAATATTGGCAAGACCGAACAGAGTAGTGACTACAACAAAAGAATCAATGCCTCTGCCAATAGGACCCTTGATACCTTTTTCACCCAAAATAGGATACAGGCAGGAACTGACCAAACCCGGCAATCCTTTCCGGTATTGGAAATAGCCTAAAGACATTGCAACTACTGCGTACATGCACCATGGGTGCAGACCCCAGTGAAAAAAGGAATAACGCATAGCTATAGCTGCTGCTTCCGGGCTATTAGCCTCCCCAAAAGGCGGGTTGCCAAAATACGTCATTGGTTCTGCAATCCCCCAGAAAACAAGCCCGATCCCCATACCGGCACTAAATAGCATGGCAATCCACACATAGGTACTGTATTCCGGTTCATCCTCATCTTTTCCAAGTTTGATATCTCCATATTTACTGAAGGCGAGAATAAGACAAAACGCCAAAAATATGGTTACCCCGCTGATAAAGAGCCAACCAAAATATTCTGTGAAAAACTTTAAAATCTTCCCCAGATCCTCAGTCATACCTTGCGGCGTGATAACAGCCCAGCCAACAAAAATACCGGAAATAATAATGGCTGTCCAAAACATCGCTCTATCAATCTTGCCGAAAATATTAGTCATGGGTTAGCCCTCTTTTCCTGAAATAAATACACCGGCTAAAGCTTAGCCATAGAGTGAAAAATACAAGGTATGCCGAAATTAGCTTCCGTAGTAACCTTGTATTTTTCTCTCATAGTGTTTGCAACCGGCACAATAATTCCGGTCAGTCAAGCAACTGATTAATTACATTCAATATCAGCAGGACTCATTACCATTGCGCGGCTCAACCGGTACTTCAGTACCTGTACCTGAGGTAAAATTATGGGGCGTTTCACAGGGTTCCGGCTGTGTATCGTTCCAGTCCTTACCTGCCTTCTTGATAAAGCCATATACAATAATCCCAATGATAAACATGGCCGGGAAGGAACTGGCAACTACTGAGGTCTGCAGCGGCTTCATACCTCCCAGGAATATCAGCGTGAGCGAAAAACCGCCTAAAACCACCGCCCAAAATACGCGATTCCATTTTGCCGGTTCTTCGCCGGCCCCCAGCTTTGCTGTTGTTACCATAGCAAGTGTATAGGCGATACCGTTAATAACGGTTGCATTGGAGATAAACAGCAGTACCAAAACTATAGGTAAGATAATAAAGCTAATAGGCAAGGTGGAAAATATCTCGACAATGGCTCCCGGGACACCCTGGGTTTTAATAATTTTCCCCAGATTGATTACTCCCCTGGTTTGTAAGTCAAGCGTGTAGTTGCCAAATATCGCAAAATAGGTGTATACACAGGTTACACCCGAAAGTGTCGCACCCAGCGTAAACTCCCGCACTGTTCTGCCTCGGGATATTCTGGCAAGATACATCCCTGTGCTGATCGCAAAGGAAAGGAACCAGGCAAAGTAGAAGATCGTCCAGTTCTGCGGAATTCCCGATTGCTGAATCGGATCAGTATATAAGCTGATACGGAAAAAATTCGTAAGCATTACGCCCAGGCTGTCAAAGAAATTGTTAAAGATAAACGAAGTCGGTCCAGCCACCAACACAAAGGCCAGCAAACCAAAGCCCAGATAGTTCCTGAAATCACTCAGGAATCTAATCCCCTTATCCAGTCCGCCATAGACGCAAATGGCCACAAGAATTGTCCAGCTAACCAGCAGCGCCGCATCCATGCCCAGCGTGTGCGGTATACCCGTGATCCTGGTAATAACCTCGCTTAAAAGCGGTGTCCCCAGACCGATGGAGGTACCAATGCCGGCGATAATACCAACCATATAAAAAACATCAATGGCCTTACCGACATATCTGCCGCCGTACTCGCCCATGAATTCCTGGCAAGCCGCACTGGGCCTGAATACATCTGTACCCTGCACAAAGAATATGTAGCCAAATACTACGCCAATCCCCACATAGAGAGCATAGCTGCTCGGCCCCCAGTTAAGCAGCGGATACGCGGAAGCCATTGCCGCGGCCTGAGGTGAGAACGGTTCCAGGCCAAAAGGCGGTTCTGACAGATACATGTAGAACTCAATGGGAGCCCAATACACAATGGCTGCCGTCGTGCCTGCGGAAAACAGCATCCCCAGCCAGCTCAAAGTGCTGAATTCGGGTTTATCGCCGCCAAAACGTTTATTGGCAAACTTGCCAAATACAAAATAAAGCACCACGGCAAAATTAATCAAAACAAAGAGCTGATATGTCCATCCCAGCGGGCCGCTTAAAAACGCAAATACTTTATTTGCGGTGGCAGAGCTCGCCTCGGGATTAGCGATAATTGCTGCACTAATAATCCCAACCAATACTAAGGGCGGCCAAAACAACAGTTTATCAATTGCACCACTATCTTTTTTCATGCGCCATTCCCCCTATATTTCAATGCCTCAAACCCATAAAAAATATCCCCATCTCCCCCAGTGGAGAGGTGTCGCTTTAGACGGCGTGGTCTTTTCGGCAAGTGGAAACCACCCCGCCCTCCGGACACCCCTTCACAGAAGGAAATGGGGTTTTATTATCTGGCTGCTGACT
Proteins encoded in this window:
- a CDS encoding prohibitin family protein, with translation MEKDNVIKMNLKNGEKFTKVLLPFVLAGIILLLLAFNSIVIVQAGTRGIVLQLGAVQPLVLNEGLHFKIPFVQQVIPVDVRVGKAQSDQTAASRDLQIVTTTIAVNFHLVPDEVNTLYQNVGLAYEDRIVAPAIGEAVKAVTAQYTAEELISKRSEVSAKVKETLAAKLSTYHMALDEINITEFKFSTEYNNAIEQKQIAEQNALKAKLDLQRIAVEAQQKVERAKAEAESLRLQKQEVTQELIDLRRIEAQMRAIEKWDGKMPSVTGGATPFIDINQVK
- a CDS encoding vitamin B12 dependent-methionine synthase activation domain-containing protein, giving the protein MITKLVYEGDSITIDMEQLCKVLRVKAESPHFAGIQELALAARKIATVKAVYKVAFVEAKSESSVTIDDITFTSRVLSVNLADTYRVFPYVITCGEELAAWAKNQQDMLDNYYADTITEMILKNTRQTFFEQLDEHWGLESTANMNPGSLADWPITEQRPLFKLIGDVEALIGVRLNESCLMVPIKSVSGIHFPKQGSWENCQLCPRENCPGRKAPYDEHLFEEKFKL
- a CDS encoding glycine betaine ABC transporter substrate-binding protein; its protein translation is MVIRPLLNAIVCVGINILCYFSLNFYEKISVWSFLAMQVIVVFFILIFDRVSLAIDNKDNLADQIAEDLIAGNFSSSNHNSKASLLEGKLSQFTGQIRKTIAEIYGVVRVASSTGIYLAKDIAGMLQATDKISGTLTYMAQGNSEVAYSVSEASGKMAKVYQAVVEIKNQIELINDSSQKTMLLVTEGNLALEVQSQKLYESIQSFKQVVGVIGILKKNGLEINSIVNTISNISSQTNLLALNAAIEAARAGEAGRGFTVVATEVKKLAEECSNSAVKVRELIGKINCEIDTATEVINNNNQTVLEQETHLNNTKEAFSKINGAMNVVEKEIEDIFAKINALTTSSESINADMESISAVCQEAAASSEEIGAAMQDNANSIGSITERFSELTQKIDQISTQLESYKYVKIAHTEFTESLFQVEILKEIIRQKLGMAAEGILVPNPETWKLIAAGKADVTLSSWLPYVDEELEQQYGHQVENLGPNLPGCKFGLVVPSYVTVKSIPELKNHSYKFRNRICALQRRTKVSQCTATALKVYDLHDYIIDYSDEETMLQAVEQAIRNNEWVVMTGWQPHYKFSVYDLKFLEDPKGVFGKEEHLTTLVRKDLKAENKELYEIIRNFKLNMVDVNTALHEIKQGARVKDVAMKYLKS
- a CDS encoding hydantoinase/oxoprolinase N-terminal domain-containing protein, with the translated sequence MAFRLGIDTGGTYTDGVIWEDSEQKIVTKAKALTTHGNLVEGITNCLQALQFDDLTRIKGVALSTTLATNAIVEGRGCEAGLLLIGHQPIAAIPTPYVEVVTGGHDVRGNPLAELDTNGIHLALDRFNGKVEAVAISGYFSVRNPEHEAIARELVSSKLGIPVVCGHQLTTALGFHERTVTAVLNAKLIPVIAELITSVKAVISSMGITAPLMLVKGNGTLMNEETARKKPIDTILSGPAASVIGSTTLAGCPEAVVIDMGGTTTDIAILKNHKPRISPEGATINNWLTRVEAAEIYTYGIGGDSYIHLHNGKELVVGPQKVWPLSLVVKQYPYLQEEIQEQAEIKSCWTDFQPTDAFMLVKDKYEKGTAMETSIIKLLAAGPHTFDYLARQLQDEGLEDYQLLAALRHLAGNGVLVKTSLTPTDLLHVRGQYTAWDTDAAKLGVAIMAKELGVDTEQFLTRAWAAIMENLYFAVIQSLLNYEGSSILLHKNNDIKYLFQQAFYAGGETLGLSAHVTYPIIAIGAPAHAYLPQIAKKLNCELIIPENADVANAIGAVAGQVVEKLKILVKALPGHGAVVHFPWERKTVSDYPAAKQLGIEQGQLQAKAMAEQSGAADIEIVMEVEEVYGDSNRSLGDKTLLETRITIIVLGRPKW
- a CDS encoding BCCT family transporter, coding for MTNIFGKIDRAMFWTAIIISGIFVGWAVITPQGMTEDLGKILKFFTEYFGWLFISGVTIFLAFCLILAFSKYGDIKLGKDEDEPEYSTYVWIAMLFSAGMGIGLVFWGIAEPMTYFGNPPFGEANSPEAAAIAMRYSFFHWGLHPWCMYAVVAMSLGYFQYRKGLPGLVSSCLYPILGEKGIKGPIGRGIDSFVVVTTLFGLANILGMGSMQINSGLNFVYGLPNNTAVTLGIIAVLTAMFCVSSAVGIEKGMKFLSKSNMVLFFSMMAFMLVFGPTRYIINMFFETLGQYFHNIVWMSLYLDATGTVAKKVGYNWVGSWTIFYWTWWIGWAPFVGGFIAKISKGRTIREFVLAVLFAPSLLSFVWFAITGGLGMDIDLNGAGGIAAAVAKDVSSALFVALSHLPIPAITSTICIGLILTFFLTSADSATSVLGQMTSGGDLNPSKASKVLWGVIEGAVGAIIVVTGGVNAVKSVSVAFGFPIMIIMLVMLYPFVKAMNEDLIKNQSDKKSQ
- the caiT gene encoding L-carnitine/gamma-butyrobetaine antiporter, whose protein sequence is MKKDSGAIDKLLFWPPLVLVGIISAAIIANPEASSATANKVFAFLSGPLGWTYQLFVLINFAVVLYFVFGKFANKRFGGDKPEFSTLSWLGMLFSAGTTAAIVYWAPIEFYMYLSEPPFGLEPFSPQAAAMASAYPLLNWGPSSYALYVGIGVVFGYIFFVQGTDVFRPSAACQEFMGEYGGRYVGKAIDVFYMVGIIAGIGTSIGLGTPLLSEVITRITGIPHTLGMDAALLVSWTILVAICVYGGLDKGIRFLSDFRNYLGFGLLAFVLVAGPTSFIFNNFFDSLGVMLTNFFRISLYTDPIQQSGIPQNWTIFYFAWFLSFAISTGMYLARISRGRTVREFTLGATLSGVTCVYTYFAIFGNYTLDLQTRGVINLGKIIKTQGVPGAIVEIFSTLPISFIILPIVLVLLFISNATVINGIAYTLAMVTTAKLGAGEEPAKWNRVFWAVVLGGFSLTLIFLGGMKPLQTSVVASSFPAMFIIGIIVYGFIKKAGKDWNDTQPEPCETPHNFTSGTGTEVPVEPRNGNESC